TCTCATTCGTATGACAGTTTTTGGGAAGTACAAAACAAagttatgagagcttataGAAAATATCGTACAAATGTAAAgaatcgtgttcatctaattaaattttaggtgaCACGAGGTCTGAAGCACACGTGTGTAATCTGAGAAACTTGGAGGTTTCCGAGCACATCAACATCAATATTATCAACAATGCGTATGTCTGACCTTTCTCTTTCCCTCCTGCCACACCTGCACTGCACGtgcgctctctctctctctcttgttccTATTATAATAtccctctttttatttttcttttttaattcttgCTTTCTAATTTGTGtttaaataacttaaaaataatggtAAATGGAGGTGGGATTAAGAGTAAAATAAGTATAATTAGAAAGGGGATTATGTTTTGAATTGATCATGTAAACTTGCATGGCCATCGAGTTCGACATGTCGTACTTGTTGTTGGGCTTCAATCTTCTTAAATGAGGGAAGGGGGAGTTGAAGGACTTAAGTATTGGGCCCCAAAGCCCAATCAAATTGCCGTAcgttctaatttttaaataaataaaatgaaaatttataatattttaattaatatatcaaCCAACGAACAACAACGGGTccatagctcagtggtagagcatttgactgcaGATTAAGAGGTCACCGGTTCGAACCCGGTTGGGCCCttttcaaccttttttttttctttttaccttCCCTAAGTTTCTTGTCCTGTATGTTTAGTCCaagtaatttttgtttgtctatatttaattttcaaattagtatttgtattacaaatatttatgtattacacaaatatgtatatatatatatatatagagttTGTTTATATAGATGACGCAAACTTACATTCACAAGGACTGAAGaagataataataacaaaagatTATGGTGTAAGAAAAAAGCAGCAAAGAAACAACTATGGAATTGATCAGCCATGAGCCGCCGCGGACGACGGCGCTTTGGAATGGCACTGGTAGCACTTGGCGAAGAGTCCGAATGTGTCAacttgtttgatgaaattggCCATACTGGCCCACCCGCCGAACCCGAATCCGACGACCAGAACCCACGTGACTATGCACGTGTTCACCACAAACATCGCCGTCCAGCTCCTCCCCAACACCGCCGGAGGTTTCTCCGATGCATTCTACAAcaggaaaaagaaacccaTTTGACCAATTTGGATTAAAATCAAGTTCAAAGTAGATTGAGTTTTTTACCTGCCGGGCAGAAGCGGATCGATAAGTGAGGATATGAGCCAAAGCAGGGATGATATAAACAGTGAAGCTAACGAGAAGGGCTCCGACGGCGGAGTTTATTGGGCCAAAGAATGGGAATATAATCGCCAAAAACCATATGGGTATCACCACCGGCAGCCGAACAAGCGCCCTTAAACATAAGCTCTTCGTGTCGTGCATTCCTATCACTTTCTCCCACACGAAGTACAGCGGCGTACAAGCAAACCCAAATGTTATGAACTGccatcaaaaatcaaatatttcccCTGTTACCAAATCAATTGGAGCAGAGTCTTAAAAGTCCATCagtattctctaaattagttaACCTGGTGAATGAGCATGAGAATAACGCCAGCGTCCCTCCACGGGGAGCGAGGGAGGAGCGAAAAGGCATTGGAATGGGTGAGAAGTTGGTCGCCAAAAGCCCAGTAGACGGCGGTGGCGGAAGGCAGGGTGAGCGTAAAGACATACAGAGTGGCCACTAAGtatatatacttgaacttctGAGGCTTCCACATCGCGTGCATAATTTCTCTGCAAAAACAAACTCCAATTTCAAGCACAGGAATTAAGATCATACGGCAATGATCATGACAAGGCGTATGTACACTGTGACGGCATGGCCACCGAATGTGTAAAGAATGTTGGTGGCGCCGGTGAAATACAGAACCAGCTCAGTGGGAGCTGAATGCTTGACACCCTCGATCTACAACAAAATGACATGTTACCGAGGGGTTGATAGATAGGGATTGGTTGGTTTGATGTCGGAATTACCTGACCGTGAAGGAGCGCAGCCAGAGTCAAATACCAGGCGGTGTAGGTGGTCATTCCAAGGCCAAGGAACGACCAGATTCTGTAGTTGTGGAATGAGGGTATGAACACAGTGGTGGCACAGCAAGCTCCAAATATGTAAGTCCATGTCCTCTTGTCTAATTTGTCatttatgtaatatatattacTGCAACAAAACCCCATATTTCATTGTCCAAATGTTTTcaaagaaggaggaggaaaagaagataagaaaACACAAGGACCTTGCACAAGCAATGAGCTGAATGACAGAGCCGAAGAGGAGGAAAGTACAGTTAAAAGCCAATCCAATTGCTTTCCACCACGGCCCAAGAAGACCATCTAGAACTTCAAACCACTGTCAAAACACCAGACAtttgataaaataatcaacaattttgttaagaaaaacaGAGACCAGACTTACaaactctgttttttttttttttaacctgaATGACGTGGTTTTTGAAGCTAAtgttctccttctccttcctccCTCTGTACTCAACATACAAAATACTGATCAAATAAGCCGTCCAGCTCCCGAGAAATCCGTAAAAAATTTGCAAAATGATCCCCGAAAGCATCCCCAGTTGAGAGAAAGAGTAGGGCAGAGTCAACAGAACTTGAGCCACCTGCAAGAGAAAATGCTGAGAATGACTAAATCTTGTGATTTTCTATGGAACTTGAAAGGTTGAGGCCATGTAATACGATACCTGATTGGAGGCACAGCTGAACCAAGCATCATAGACAGAGCCACCATGCCACAGAAAGCTCTTGAATCCGACCAAAGATTCATCTCCTTCCTCCCTCTGTTCTTCTCTGTATTCTTCTTGTTCTGTCGTCTGATTGAAGCTCGGAACGATGGCTTCCTCTGTACTCTGTTTGGCAGGCGCCATTATTCCCTCAAAGGAACAAAACCCAGAAACCAAAAACGAAAGATTCAAAGTGGGTTCAGTTGGGTTGTGGGTTTAAACTTGTGAAGAGAGGCATTTGAGAGGAGGGGTGGCTCGTAATTCGAAAGGAACCCGCAAGCAGCGATGGGGGATTTGAGGTAAGATTTAGAGGTTTGCTTGAGAAGATAGGTTAGGGAGAATTTTAGGAAATGGGAAGGTTTGGCAGTGCTTTAAAGCTTAAAACTCTGTGGTTGAGCTACTTTCTTGGTTGTTACCCACtggaatgaaatgaaaactGAATTTTGGGAGTTTCAAGAAAGTAGAAGAAGGAACGAAATGTaagaagaaaacccaaaaacaaaaaagaacctCATCTCGGGTTCGTTGGATTGTGTGATTTTCGTTGGAGTTGGAGAGTTTGCAGAGAACAGAGGAAAGCagaggaaaacagaggagAGTCCTTTACGCAGAGCAACCCCAACCCCATTCATTCAAAACTTCGTGCCTTGGTatgaataatatataaaattcagGAAAGcaattcctttttcttacCCCAACATCccgattaaaaaattagaagttcGAATCAATCAAGtactcgaaaaaaaaaaattaaattaaattcgaAAAACTTCAAAGAGTGAACTATTATTTAAAGTCTCAAAAAAAATCCCCGTGGTAAATATAGGTTGGATTTAGGAAGTAAAATTCACTCGAAGTcgatgaaatgaaattgtttgGGTAGGTAAACATTCTTTTCAACGtcgtaaatattttttttagtttcgaAGTTTAAAGTAGGTATTCAAcgatttttcatttaaagaaGATATGCTTAAGTTCAATAATTaagctaatttaattttaaggacTCATGATACTCATAATTTAAACGTAAATCTCAAtaaattaagatatatatacggatcaaaattgaatctttttaaatttttattggataatcgaacaaaaaaaatgattaaggaAAGGGATTATGGATTAAAATGGAAGTAATGTTGTTAGTTAGATGAGTGATTTGGAAGTGGgcacattttattttagacaCTGACTTCTATTTGGAATCTTGTTTAACAAAATTAGGCACAATTCCATCatcaatttataataaagtgTGAATAacaagattaaattataatatttcacTTTACAATTTGTGGTTCTTATAGAATTCGATCTTCTTTTTTGCAATATCGATCCTTTTAAATCAACAAAAACGATagcaatttttaaatttttttattaattacataaatattcGATAATCATAATTTTGTTCCAAAAACATTCTCTATAgtttaaaaaagtaaagaagatttgaaaattgatgAGCCTTTCCCCTTCATATTCCTTTAAACGtcttatcaaataattaatgcCTCACgtaatataataattcaaagttaaaaaaaaaaaagaaggaatttTGTTAGATGGGACTCTCGTGataatctaatttaattatttctttcgCACCCTCTTAgaattctatatatatattttcgatttgagattataaaaaattaaaaaataaacgatATTTGAGATTAGCGAGAATAACGATGATTTTGGTACAGTTAAAAAAGGAGTTcaaaataatgatgatgatgttcatcattttcttccatGCTTTACATAAATCATCATGCAATTTcccatattttaatattactatCATATTATTCTCACAATTTCATTCCCCcctttgttttaattaataatttaattatcatcatataaattaattaatgtttaacTTCTTTCACACTTCcccatatataaatatttttaattatttattgctCTAAGTGGGTCAacattaaacaataaaaaataaactcttTAATAAGATGAGAGGTAATTGGTGACggttaaaaaatgtaaaaaattgTCACAccaacatatttttaaatttacctaaaataattatttatatatattttttaattatatttggaaTTTAGATTATTACTATCGATGATATATCACTATAGTTCTTAAATTAAACGGTGACATTTAAGTATCTTAATTCTTCTGAATAAATCCTcgtgaaaccctaatttttgtGTTAGTGTTAACTCGAAAGAATCCTTCCATATAAcctctttttatatatatatatatatatatatatatatatatatatatatatatatatatatatatatatatatatatatatataNNNNNNNNNNNNNNNNNNNNNNNNNNNNNNNNNNNNNNNNNNNNNNNNNNNatatatatatatatatatatatatatatatataatattaggAACTTATTAACGTGCTCTAAAAGAAATCCTGAAGAGAATATGGAAAAGAAAGGTCCCAAAATTTTGTAACTTTACTTTGAATCTTATCCGATGAAGCTAATATCACATTAATTTATTCCATTATTATTAGGTTAACACGGGtattaaaaaagagagatatgACGTGAANttttttttttttttttttttttttggagacaTTGTATgtgaattaatttttcaatgcTAGCTATCGAGTcatttattgattatttttaaatactcattCTTTTACAAGACTTTCAACTTCGTGGTGAGACATGAAAACGATTTGGAATGATAATTAATGTCTGATATCCACGAAGTTAATTGATAGCTACTTAGTAGGTATCATTTTATACCAATCATAGGTAAAAGTGGTAATCATCATAACAAGATTAAtcgaaattaaaataaagcatAGGTTAGTCAAACACGCTAGCTGGAAAGGGTTTgcttctatatattttttgtatggTATGGGACAATAAGGGCAGCTTTACCATTAATCATAGCATTATTAAACAAAGATCCAACCTGAATCATATATTAAACGAAGATAGATCCAACATTTAATGCAGCCATAAAAGCAAAAGTAAATTATTCTCCTCcttttaactctttttaaGATAATTAGTGGGAGATCGAATCgtcaacttttaaaatgataattagtGTCTTACCTCTctatcaaaaacaaaaaatagccCCACCGAGACGAAGACtaacttttctttatttgaacAATCATTAAGGCGAAGGTCGGGAACTCAAGGATAAGtgataaaaaacaaattagaaaaaggcatctatatatatatatataaactggTATGATTCTCAAGCTATGAAGCATAGAGCAAggagaattaaattattatgatttagATTCTGATATGTGCACAAACAAATCCAAGTCCAAACTCCCGCAATACAGTATATTATATATGCTTACTTTTGTAAAAGATATATAACAAGATGCTGCGTTCGTGTACACCCAGACTTAACAGAACCTCTAAGCAAAGGAATATCATTGAATCTACAGGATAGACATGGAGAAAGGTGGgcaaaaatttagaagttgGGTGATGTTTATgccaagaaaataaagagcatcaagaaaattattagaataacaaatattttgataagAAGCCATCTGTTTGATGATATCTGGTTAAGATGCCTAAAGAGAGAGGTTCGAGCACCTTCTACATTCGCCATTGATTCATCCATGTTGTCATCAATCCTGAATTAAGTGATGAACCAAGAATCAAACTTAATTAAGAGGGCGGAGGCTAATCGATTAGGACATAATACCTGATAGCAAGTTCTCCTTGATGTGCTACCATTGTGGCAAGATGTGTAAAAATTCCACCCAGTTCTGAGATGGTGGATTCCACATTGTGGAGAGCACCTGCCCGACTTTGTAAATAGTTTTCCTGCCTAGGAACCACCTGCTGTAACATTGACATCTCCATTTGCTGTGATGGGGTGACCTCCACAGCTAGCCTTCGTCTGACTTAACAAGACACAATATAAATAGTTATGAACAAGCACATTATTCTACTGCACTGCATCTACTAACCAAACCAACCGGATGAAACGTTTTCGTAAGTGTAACAGCCCACtactagccgatattatcctctttggattttctctttcaagcttcccctcaaaattttaaaatgtgtcaactagagagaggttttcacactcttataaggaatgtttcgttctcctctctgaccgatgtgggatctcacaatccacctcccttggagACCCAACGTTCTCTCTGGCACATTGCTTGGTGTCTAGCtatgatactatttgtaacgactcaagcccaccgttaacagatattgtctgctttgacttgttacgtatcgttgccagcctcacggtttttaaaacacgtctgttaggaagaggtttccacaccctgataaagaatgcttcgttcccctctccaaccgacgtgggatctcacaataagcAACCAGATATACATCAA
This genomic window from Cucurbita pepo subsp. pepo cultivar mu-cu-16 chromosome LG01, ASM280686v2, whole genome shotgun sequence contains:
- the LOC111782199 gene encoding auxin transporter-like protein 1; amino-acid sequence: MAPAKQSTEEAIVPSFNQTTEQEEYREEQREEGDESLVGFKSFLWHGGSVYDAWFSCASNQVAQVLLTLPYSFSQLGMLSGIILQIFYGFLGSWTAYLISILYVEYRGRKEKENISFKNHVIQWFEVLDGLLGPWWKAIGLAFNCTFLLFGSVIQLIACASNIYYINDKLDKRTWTYIFGACCATTVFIPSFHNYRIWSFLGLGMTTYTAWYLTLAALLHGQIEGVKHSAPTELVLYFTGATNILYTFGGHAVTVEIMHAMWKPQKFKYIYLVATLYVFTLTLPSATAVYWAFGDQLLTHSNAFSLLPRSPWRDAGVILMLIHQFITFGFACTPLYFVWEKVIGMHDTKSLCLRALVRLPVVIPIWFLAIIFPFFGPINSAVGALLVSFTVYIIPALAHILTYRSASARQNASEKPPAVLGRSWTAMFVVNTCIVTWVLVVGFGFGGWASMANFIKQVDTFGLFAKCYQCHSKAPSSAAAHG